The following are encoded in a window of Eschrichtius robustus isolate mEscRob2 chromosome 1, mEscRob2.pri, whole genome shotgun sequence genomic DNA:
- the ZNF774 gene encoding zinc finger protein 774, protein MMWLGTSGTSGLPGHCLESPLQGYHPAQLEEWALKGISRPSAISQLEQKEEPWVLPLQNFEARKILRESHTDFKNQVVKLNQDISETAEQYGTSSERANRDISHTPRWGGNWERGLELEGQHGTLLAEGQQEPFSQEKELNKLLEGYIGKKPVCAECGKSFNQSSYLIRHLRTHTGERPYKCMECGKGFKQSSDLVTHRRTHTGEKPYQCHGCEKKFSDSSTLIKHQRTHTGERPHECPECGKTFGRKPHLIMHQRTHTGEKPYTCLECHKSFSRSSNFITHQRTHTGVKPYRCNDCGESFSQSSDLIKHQRTHTGERPFKCPECGKGFRDSSHFVAHMSTHSGERPFSCPYCHKSFSQSSHLVTHQRTHTGERPFQCDSCGKGFADSSALIKHQRIHTGERPYKCGECGKSFSQSSHFITHQRIHLGDRPYRCPECGKTFNQRSHFLTHQRTHTGEKPFHCSKCDKSFRQKAHLLCHQNTHLI, encoded by the exons ATGATGTGGCTGGGGACTTCAGGGACGAGTGGGTTACCTGGACACTGCTTAGAGAGTCCTCTTCAGGGATACCACCCAGCACAGTTAGAAGAATGGGCTCTCAAAGG GATTTCTAGACCAAGTGCAATCTCCCAGCTAGAGCAGAAGGAAGAGCCATGGGTCCTACCACTGCAAAATTTTGAGGCAAGGAAGATCCTGAGGGAAAGTCACACAG ACTTTAAGAATCAGGTGGTAAAACTCAATCAGGACATTTCTGAAACAGCAGAACAATATGGAACATCCTCAGAAAGGGCCAATAGAGATATTTCTCATACTCCTCGTTGGGGAGGAAACTGGGAGAGGGGTCTTGAATTAGAAGGGCAGCATGGAACCCTTCTAGCAGAGGGCCAGCAGGAGCCCTTTTCACAGGAGAAGGAATTAAACAAGCTCCTGGAAGGATATATAGGAAAGAAGCCGGTGTGTGCAGAATGTGGAAAAAGCTTTAACCAGAGTTCCTATCTCATAAGACACCTAAGAACCCATACCGGTGAGAGGCCTTATAAATGCATGGAGTGTGGGAAAGGCTTCAAACAGAGTTCAGACCTTGTCACCCACCGCAGAACACACACAGGGGAGAAACCCTACCAATGCCATGGATGTGAGAAAAAATTCAGCGACAGCTCAACCCTCATCAAACATCAGCGAACCCACACAGGTGAGAGACCCCATGAGTGCCCAGAGTGTGGGAAGACTTTCGGACGGAAGCCACACCTCATAATGCACCAAAGAACCCACACAGGAGAGAAGCCTTACACTTGCCTCGAGTGTCATAAAAGCTTTAGTCGCAGCTCCAATTTCATCACCCACCAGAGGACCCACACGGGAGTGAAGCCTTATAGGTGTAATGACTGTGGGGAGAGTTTCAGCCAGAGCTCGGATTTGATTAAGCACCAGCGAACCCACACAGGAGAACGGCCCTTTAAGTGCCCGGAGTGCGGGAAGGGCTTTAGAGATAGTTCCCATTTTGTGGCTCACATGAGCACTCACTCAGGAGAAAGGCCGTTCAGTTGTCCTTACTGCCACAAAAGTTTCAGTCAGAGCTCGCATCTGGTCACACACCAGAGGACACACACAGGTGAGAGGCCTTTTCAGTGTGACAGCTGTGGGAAAGGATTTGCCGACAGCTCTGCCCTCATCAAGCACCAACGGATCCACACAGGAGAAAGACCCTATAAATGTGGCGAGTGTGGGAAGAGCTTCAGTCAGAGCTCCCACTTCATTACCCATCAACGAATCCACTTAGGAGACAGACCCTATCGCTGTCCTGAGTGTGGCAAAACCTTCAATCAGCGTTCCCATTTTCTCACACACCAGAGAACACATACGGGAGAAAAACCGTTTCACTGTAGTAAATGTGACAAGAGCTTCCGACAGAAGGCACACCTTTTATGCCATCAGAACACCCATTTGATCTAG